A region of the Candidatus Giovannonibacteria bacterium genome:
TCCCCGCTGGCTTTATCAAAAGACACATCCGCATCCCCCGGCAAAAGCGCGTTTTTGAAACTCATGTAAGGCGGCAGGGAGGACTTGACTACGACGTTGTCCAGGTCGTTCACCATGTTCGCCAAAGACCAAACTACGGTATAAGTGGTTTCCTCGCCGACTTTCGGCGGAAGAGGGCCGGTATTGGGCATCGGAGAGCTTGAGTAAAGCGCGCGCGAGATAATCTGCAGTTTTGAGGAAATTTTAACGTCGTAGGACGACTGGCCGGAAACGTCAACGCCCTCAAATCCGGGGACTTCCCCCGCGCCCGGCTTGAAAATCACGGTGATTTTTACGCTCGGCCGCGCCGAATCGCCGGAGAGCGGAAGCTGGCTTTTTATTTTGAAAGAAAAACTGACGCTGTCTTCCTCTTCCGGAGCCAATACTTTAAATTTTTCATGCGTGGAAGCCGTCCACAAAACGCTCTTTGACGAATCGCGGTATGACCCGCCCTCAACCCTTATTGACCCGATGTCAATCGGATTTCCAGCGCCTTCCATTTTCGCCTCCAAACTTGCGTTCTTCACCTCCGCGGGCAGATTGTTTTTTAATTTTAAATCAATGGAAATCGTGTCGCCCGGGTAACTCACATAAGTATTCTGCCCATTCGCCAAAATGGCCGCTTCCATAAAAGGCGCGCGCAGAGTAACGGACTCCGAGGTCTCATCGTAAGGAAGAATCTGCTCGCCGTCGCCTTGTTGGAAACCCAAAACCGCCCTGAAAATTTTTGATTCCAAATTACTGCCCCTGATTATGCCTTTTATTTTAATAATTCCGGTCTGGGAGGGCTTCAGATCACCGACAACCCAAATATTTTTGTTTTTTGTCGGCGCAGGAGAAGCGGAAAGATACTCAAAGCCCTCCGGCAAAAAAACGCTCAAGAGAAGGTTCGGCACGGTCTCTTCCGATTGCGAGCCATAATTCACTTCCAGCTCAACTTGCTGGCCTATGCGCAAATCCGGGGGAATTTTAAACGAAACCGCAACCGCAGAGCGCGCTATGGAAAACCTAAAGGCCGTGTCGGACGCAAAAACCGCGCTGCTCTCTTTGGGCCGATATTCCAAGACGGCGGAAACTTCTTTGCTCTGGCCTCTGCCGCCGAAAACGTAGGCGTCAAAGCTCTCAAAAACGCTTTCCCCCGGGCGGAGCGGCCCCAGCGAACGGCGCTCCCGAAAAACGCCTTTGGGCGGCTGGCCGCTTATTGGCACTGCGCCCTCCGGGAAATTAAAAATCAAAGCCGCGTCTTCCAAAGCGGAACTATTTTTATTGGTAATCCTCACTTGCCAGGTGATTTTGTCTCCACTTTTTATATCTTTGGCGCCCTCTATTTTTATCTCAACCCTTTCGGAATTAAAAATCGCCGGCGAGCCGAATATAAAAAATAAAATTCCCAATAAGACCAAAATTGCAACAGCGGCCAGCGACCACAAAAACCACTTGCTCCTTTTGGCCTCCATGGCAGTTTCCCGCCAGAAAATTGTTTTTAATCTCTGCGGGCGCGCAAGCTCCGGAGGAACTATTCTCTCCCCGAAACTTTCTTTTTCTTTGTAAAGCCGTTTTTTTAATTCTTCAAGTGAGGCCACAACTTTATTATACGCTCTTCAAATTCCGGTGGCAAAGTGCCGCCGTAGCCCTCATGTTTAAAAAAGTCGCGGAGAAAATTGAGCGCCTCAACCTCACTTTTTGATGTTTTAAAAAAATCCAGCAGAATAAAAAATAATTTCTCGTCCGAAGCCCCCGGAAAAATAACCACGTCAATCACCTGTAAAATTCTGCCCATAACGGAAAGCTTGTCCGCGTCCGAAAACCAATCATTATATTTAGCGATAATCTCGGCGTCCATCAATGTCGGAATTCTTTCTCCATTTTTAACGAATTGCATGCGGATATGGTTTAAAGTATCCAAATGCGGATTCAGCTTTGAAGCGGTTTTCCGAGCTCCTTTCGCGAGCGCGTCCATCTTGCCGAAATCGCGCGTTAAAACCCTCACCAAAAAATCCGCCTCTCCAAACGGCATTTTTTTAATAATCAATCCTTCAGTTTTAAAGTATTCGCTCGCCATGCTACATTATTAAGTGTATATGAATAACGACTATCTCGTAAAACCAAAAAGGGCAAATGGGGCGGGAGTTGTGCTCATCCAGGAATGGTGGGGCGTGAACCAGCAGATAAAAGGCGTGGCCGACCGCCTGGCCGGCGAGGGCTACTTCGTATTGGCAGTTGACTTGTACGAAGGCAAAATCACGGAGAGGCCCGAGGAAGCCGAGGAAATGAAAAACGCCGTAAAAGACGAGTTCGCGCTCCGAAGAGTCGGCGAAGCCATAGAAAAGTTAAAATCGGAGGGCATCGCGCCGGCAAAAACCGCGGTGTGGGGATTTTGTTTTGGAGGGTCAGTTGCTTTCAAATCCGCGGCGGCGGACTTGGGCGCCGGGGCTTACGTAATTTACTACGGCAGCATGGTTACCGACGACAAAGCGGTTTTGGCCAAAATCCAAAAACCAATCTTGGGAATCTTCGGCGGGCAGGACAAGGCCATCCCGCAGCTATTAGTGGAGAGCTTTCAAAAAAATCTAAACGAGCTCGGAAAAACAAATGAAATCTACGTTTATCCCGAAGCCGACCATGCGTTTTTCAACGAAGAGCGTCCAAAATACAATGCCGCCGCCTCTGCCGATTGCTGGGGCAAAACCCTTGCTTTCTTCAAAAAACACCTAAAGATATCTTAAGCTCCTGCGATTCATGCAGGGTGATTGATTTCAGATTCGTCTCTTTGGCTAAAGTTTTTTCGTTCTTTTTGGCGGCTTCTAAAATTTCTTTATTTTCTATAATGTTTAGTGATCTGGAAAATCTCTAATTCCTCATCTTCAATGAAATACAGCGCTCGATATTTTTTATCAATCCGAAAAGAATAAATGCCGCGATGCTTCGGCTCCATAAGTTCCGAATTAAGCGACGGATGTTGAGGATTTATTAAAAACAAAGCAACGGCTTTTTGCCATTTCTTTTCAAGACGCCATTTTTTGATTCGCCGCAAGACGTGCTTTCCAAGTGGCCTAAGTCTCATTTTTTGGCTTTACTGGATTTTTCTAGTCCGCTTTTTAAGTCGCGCAGAAAAAGCTGGGAATATAGCCCGGTTTTCTTAAAATCTTCCACGATTTCGCTTATCGGTTCTGATTTAATTTTTTGAAAAAAAACGCCAGCAAGCTCTTCGTATGCTTGAGCTCTCTTTCGTAAAACATCGTATTCTAGTTTTGGGATGGTAACAGTACTCATTGCCAAAAGGATAGCATAATATGACAGCGTTTCAAGTCTTGACAGATAAACTAATTGGGTGTATAATGGAGCCAGGCACATTGGAATAGGCGTAAATATAGGCTCAAATCAAAAAGGAGGGGGTTATTTATGAAGAAGATTTTTGGCGTAATTCTTGGAGTTGTGATCAGTGCGGCAATCTACTTTAATATAGGCTACGCTGCCGCAAAACTCTGGGATAATGTTTGCGTAAATGGCGGCAAGGCCACAACCACAATGGAAAAAGTGATCACGATAGACGGCGACTTGCTGTTGCAAAATTGTGATAACAACAGAGGGAATGCTGGGCATATGGACAACGTAAACTTTATCGCGCACACAATATTCTGGCCATTCTTTTCCGTTGTACTCCCATTGCTTGATTATGCAATCTATTACATTTTCTTCGGTGGCATGGTTAAGCTTATTGGATTGGGGTAATGACAGCATTTTTCTCAAGGGGCAGCGGAAATCAAACGCTCCCCTTTTTCTATTGCAGCGAAATTTTTGTTTCTTGAGATTCGGAAAATTGGAGAGACTTTAAGTTTGTTTCTTTAATTAAATCTTTTTCGTGTTTTTTGGCAATCTCTAAAGTTTCTCTGGGCAAGGAAATTTGGGCGGCAACTTTATCTTTTGGTTTAAGCCCCGCGGCCTTCCTTGCGGCTTGAATTTCGCGGATGAGGTCGCGGAGGATTCCTTCTTCGCGAAGTTCGGGGGTGATTTTGAGATCAAGCTCGAATGGAGGGGCATCTTGACCTCTGCCTTTTTCTAAAACAACTTCTTTAACATTGATTTCGTCTTTCAAAATTTTCACAAGTTCATCCCAATACTTCGGCGCTTTGCCGTCGTATTTAATTGAAAACCTTTGTAGTGGCTGGCGCACTCTTATATTTTCTTCCGCGCGTTTCGTTAATGCCGTAGACGCAAATGATCTTACAAAACTCATGCCGCTCAACAAATCCGTGTCTATTTTTTTATTTGAGGAAGGCCAATCCTCCAAATGCACGCTATTTTTATTCCCGAGCTCCATCCATATCTTTTCGGAAATAAACGGCGCGAAGGGCGCGAGGAGTTTTGAAACTTCACCCAAAAGATATGCCAAAACGGAGCTGGTTTCTCCGACGCTCGGCTTTGCCGAGGTCGGAGCCCCGACTCCTTCAGACGTCGGGGCTTTCATCACATCGCGAATTCTGCGGACATACCAGCGCGAGACATCTTCAACGATAAAATTTTCCAAATCACGCGCCGCGCCGACGATGTCGTAGGCGTCCAGTTTTTTTGTGACGATATTAATTGTTTCTTGGAGTTTGAGAGTGGCCCAGCGGTTAATCAATAACCCCACCCTCTCCCCCCCTCCCCTTCGTAAGGGGAGGGGGTTGGGGGAGAGGTTGCCTCCACCGCTCCTGCTGCCGCCAATTTTCTCGTAAAGTTTCCAAAATTGCAGCACGTTCCACAAAATCATGAAAAATCTCCGCGAAGCGTCCTTGACGTCTTCATCTTTGAAAAATTTGGAATCCCACGGCTGGTTGATTGTAAAAAAATACCAGCGCGTCGCGTCCGCCCCGTATTTTTCTATCAGCGCCATCGGGTCAACGACGTTCCCCAGCGACTTGGACATTTTCTTGCCATTTTTATCCAAAACATGCCCGAGCGAAATCGCGTTTTTATACGGCGCACTTTTGCCCAAAAGAGCGCTTACGGCCAAAAGACCATAAAACCACCCCCGCGTCTGGTCTACCGCTTCAACTATATAATCAGCAGGGTAATTTAATTTTTTAGTTTCAAACGGATAATGATTTTGCGCAAAAGGCATACTTCCGGAATCAAACCACGCGTCAATCACCTCCGGAATTCTCCGCATCTCGCCTCCGCATCCACATTTCAGTTTAACGTCGTCAATAAAGGGCTTATGTAAATCCAGAACTAAATTTTCGTCCCGCGGGAGCGCTGAAAAGTTAGGGCTTAATTCAATAAACTCCGCGGTTTTTACAAACTGGGGGCGCTTTTCGCTTTCCAGAAGCGACTCCGTATTATTTTTGCCTTCCGCAGCCGCCCAAAGCATCCAAATAGAATCCTCGTGGCTTATTATTAAAATAGTTTTATTTTTATACCTTGATTCAATCTCGGAAAACGCATCCCAAACCCTTTTTTTAACGTCCATAAACGATTCCCCGCCCGGCGGAGCTTTTGTGAATTTATCCAACGGATTTTTATAATAAACGTGATATTTGGCAGGGTCAGTATCATCAAAAATCCCCCAATATGCTTCCCCGAACCGTGGGTCAATTTTGACATTTTCCTGACTCACCCCCAACTTTTCTCCAAGAATCCGCGCGGTTTCCTGCGCGCGCAAAAACGGCGAGGCGAAAATAATGTCTATCTTGATTTTTTTCTTGAGCATCTCATCTGCCGCCGCCCCAACTTGTTTTCTACCCCGCTCGGTGAGGCGGTAATGGTTTTTATTGATGTCGCCATTGACAATGTTTTTTACATTGCTTTCTGCCTCGCCGTGTCTCATTACAAAATATCTGTTTCCGGAAGTCACTGCGCGTTTTTTTAATTCCTCAATTGAGCCGACGGCTTCCCATTTTCCGCATCCGCCAGCTGGCGGACCGCACTTCCAAACCGGCAAGGGCGTTCCCCAAAACCGCTCGCGGGAAAAAGCCCAGTTCTTTTTTTCTTTCAGCCACTCGCCCATTCGCCCGTCTTTAATATGCGAAGGAAGCCAATTTATTTTTTGATTATTTCGCAAAAGCTTCGGCCTGACGGCGTTTACATCCACCCACCAGGTTTTGCGCGCAAGGTACATCAGCGGATTTTTACATCGCCAGCAAAATGGATAATCATGTTCGTATGACTCGGTTTTAAAAAGAAGCCCGCGCGATTTTAAATCGTCAATTATCATCTTGTCCGCTTTTTTGAACCACAAATTATTCCACGGCTTTCCTGGAGTTTGCATAATGCCCTGTTCGCTTGTCGTAGCAAGAACAGGCAAATCATATTTTTTGGAGAGCGAAAAATCGTCGTCTCCGAAAGCCGGCGCTATATGCACTATTCCCGTTCCTTCCTCGGTTGAAACAAAATCTCCGGCAACAACACGGCATGGCGCCTTATTTGGATAAAGCGGTTCGTATTTTAGACCAACCAAGTCGGCTCCTTTGATTTTTTTAATAATTTTGTAATCTGCGCCGATGATTTTAATTCGCTCTTCGGCTAACACCAACTTCTCGCCTCTAATCTCTAACATCACATATTCAACTTTCGGATTTACCGCCAAAGCAACGTTCCCCGGCAGAGTCCAGGGAGTTGTGGTCCAGACAAGAAAGTAAGAGTTTGGAAATTGGAAACCTGCCCGTCCGGCAGGCGGGTTGGAAATTGGAAATTTAACGTATACCGATTCTTCTTTTACTTCTTCATACCCCTGCGCAAGCTCATGTGAAGAAAGCGCTGTCCCGCAGCGCGCGCACCAAGGAACAACTTTGTAGTCCTCGTACAAATACTTTTTTTGGGCAAATTCTTTGATAACCCACCAGAGAGATTCTACATAATTATTTTCATAAGTGATATAAGGATGCGCCATGTCTATCCAAAAGCCCATCCGGGCAGTCAGCTTTTCCCAAAGTTCTTTGTATTTCCAAACCGACTCTCGGCATTTTTTATTGAAAGCGGCAACGCCGAATTTTTCTATGTCTTTTTTATTTTTCAGCCCCAAGGTTTTTTCCACTTCAACTTCAACAGGTAACCCGTGGGTGTCCCACCCCGCGCGGCGCGGCGCGAAAAAACCCTTCATGGTTTTGTATCTTAAAACTACATCCTTAAACGCGCGCGATTCAACGTGGTGCACGCCGGGAACGCCGTTGGCCGTCGGCGGCCCTTCAAAAAAAACGAAGTTTTTTTTACCCTTTCTTTTAGAAACGGACTTCTCAAAAATCTTATTTTTCTCCCAAAATTCCAAAATTTCCTTTTCATCAAACATACCAGGTAGTAGAACTTCGCGTTATGCTTTATAAAAATATTCTTTTAATCGACGCTTTAACATTCTAGCGCCAATATTGGTTTTTAGATATTTTTCTCGACGCCCAGCATCAACCTTATTAAGACACGCCTCGTAATAAATAAGCCGCCACGGCCGAAATGGCTTGGTCGAAAAATTAAGTCCTCGATTATGTTCATCCAACCTTTTCCTAAGGTCGTTCGTGTAACCTATGTACAACTTGCTATTTTTTATGCTTTCCAACACGTAAACATAGAACATAATCGGACGCGAAGTTTCACTACCTGGCATAAAAAAAGTATAACAAAAAAATAGCCGTTTCGGAAACGGCTAATGGACCCCGAGGCGGTTTTGTATCTCTTGCCGAAGAGTTGGGCGGATTTTGTACTCCGCCAAGATTATTTCCAAAAACTCCCTCTGCATTGCAGGCGCCACCCCTTGAGCCAAAATATACATAGCGATCCCTCCAACTTCTTCATCGTCAAAGCGAAACCCGCCAGCGCCCGGCTTGACCATGATGTAGCGCCTAGCGTGAGGGTAGTGCGCCACCAACCCCATGAGAATTTGCCGCCCCAGCGCTTGATAAACAGGGTCTGGTGCGCCACCGGTGCTTGCTACATTCATCATAAACCGCCGCCGGCAAAGGTCTTCTTTTTCCTGATTACGCTCCATCAACGCAGCGGCTTGGCAGAAAAATAGCTCCCGTCTGAACATGTGAATCTCCTGCTTCTCAACGTCGA
Encoded here:
- a CDS encoding type II toxin-antitoxin system YoeB family toxin, giving the protein MRLRPLGKHVLRRIKKWRLEKKWQKAVALFLINPQHPSLNSELMEPKHRGIYSFRIDKKYRALYFIEDEELEIFQITKHYRK
- a CDS encoding class I tRNA ligase family protein, which encodes MFDEKEILEFWEKNKIFEKSVSKRKGKKNFVFFEGPPTANGVPGVHHVESRAFKDVVLRYKTMKGFFAPRRAGWDTHGLPVEVEVEKTLGLKNKKDIEKFGVAAFNKKCRESVWKYKELWEKLTARMGFWIDMAHPYITYENNYVESLWWVIKEFAQKKYLYEDYKVVPWCARCGTALSSHELAQGYEEVKEESVYVKFPISNPPAGRAGFQFPNSYFLVWTTTPWTLPGNVALAVNPKVEYVMLEIRGEKLVLAEERIKIIGADYKIIKKIKGADLVGLKYEPLYPNKAPCRVVAGDFVSTEEGTGIVHIAPAFGDDDFSLSKKYDLPVLATTSEQGIMQTPGKPWNNLWFKKADKMIIDDLKSRGLLFKTESYEHDYPFCWRCKNPLMYLARKTWWVDVNAVRPKLLRNNQKINWLPSHIKDGRMGEWLKEKKNWAFSRERFWGTPLPVWKCGPPAGGCGKWEAVGSIEELKKRAVTSGNRYFVMRHGEAESNVKNIVNGDINKNHYRLTERGRKQVGAAADEMLKKKIKIDIIFASPFLRAQETARILGEKLGVSQENVKIDPRFGEAYWGIFDDTDPAKYHVYYKNPLDKFTKAPPGGESFMDVKKRVWDAFSEIESRYKNKTILIISHEDSIWMLWAAAEGKNNTESLLESEKRPQFVKTAEFIELSPNFSALPRDENLVLDLHKPFIDDVKLKCGCGGEMRRIPEVIDAWFDSGSMPFAQNHYPFETKKLNYPADYIVEAVDQTRGWFYGLLAVSALLGKSAPYKNAISLGHVLDKNGKKMSKSLGNVVDPMALIEKYGADATRWYFFTINQPWDSKFFKDEDVKDASRRFFMILWNVLQFWKLYEKIGGSRSGGGNLSPNPLPLRRGGGERVGLLINRWATLKLQETINIVTKKLDAYDIVGAARDLENFIVEDVSRWYVRRIRDVMKAPTSEGVGAPTSAKPSVGETSSVLAYLLGEVSKLLAPFAPFISEKIWMELGNKNSVHLEDWPSSNKKIDTDLLSGMSFVRSFASTALTKRAEENIRVRQPLQRFSIKYDGKAPKYWDELVKILKDEINVKEVVLEKGRGQDAPPFELDLKITPELREEGILRDLIREIQAARKAAGLKPKDKVAAQISLPRETLEIAKKHEKDLIKETNLKSLQFSESQETKISLQ
- a CDS encoding GIY-YIG nuclease family protein codes for the protein MFYVYVLESIKNSKLYIGYTNDLRKRLDEHNRGLNFSTKPFRPWRLIYYEACLNKVDAGRREKYLKTNIGARMLKRRLKEYFYKA
- the recO gene encoding DNA repair protein RecO gives rise to the protein MASEYFKTEGLIIKKMPFGEADFLVRVLTRDFGKMDALAKGARKTASKLNPHLDTLNHIRMQFVKNGERIPTLMDAEIIAKYNDWFSDADKLSVMGRILQVIDVVIFPGASDEKLFFILLDFFKTSKSEVEALNFLRDFFKHEGYGGTLPPEFEERIIKLWPHLKN
- a CDS encoding dienelactone hydrolase family protein; amino-acid sequence: MNNDYLVKPKRANGAGVVLIQEWWGVNQQIKGVADRLAGEGYFVLAVDLYEGKITERPEEAEEMKNAVKDEFALRRVGEAIEKLKSEGIAPAKTAVWGFCFGGSVAFKSAAADLGAGAYVIYYGSMVTDDKAVLAKIQKPILGIFGGQDKAIPQLLVESFQKNLNELGKTNEIYVYPEADHAFFNEERPKYNAAASADCWGKTLAFFKKHLKIS